GGTCATACTCCCCGCGCACCAGGGTGGCCAGCTGGCCGCTCAGCTGCTCCAGCAGGCCGGGCAGGGTAACTGTGCCGGGCACGGTAGCCGCCGCTGCTTCCTCCTCCTGCCAGGTGGCGCCAAACAGTTCATCGGCCACGGTAAAATGAAAGTCGCGCAGGGCTAGTAACTGCTCCTGGTAGTCCAGGGCCGAATACGCCCGGTGAAAGATATCCTCCAGCGCATTGGTGGTTTTGCCCATGGCCGAAACCACAATCAGCAAGTGCTCATCGGTACCAAACTGGCGCACTATTTCTACCAGATTGCGAATAGCGGCAGCATTGCGCACGGAGGCGCCCCCAAACTTATAAACCTTAAGCGCGTGCTGTTCCTGCATATACAATGATATAAAAGCTGGCATCAGTCCCACCCTGCCAAACGGGAGAGAAGAGGCCAAAAGTAGGAAGTGCCCGCCAGATGTGGCGAAAAACGATAAATTTGTCCACCCGAATACCCCACCCACTTTCCCACCCAATGGATCATAACAAACTCGCGCTACCCGTCGGTACTACCCTGGACCGCTTTATCATGCGCAAACAGGAGGACTTCCCGTATGCCACCGGGGAGCTTTCCCAGCTGCTGCGTGATATTGCCCTGGCCGCTAAAATTGTAAACCGCGAAATCAACCGCTCCGGCCTCATTGATATTGCCGGGGCCTATGGCAACCGCAACGTGCAGGGCGAAGACCAGCAGAAGCTCGACGTTATTGCCAATATTCGCTTTATCCGGGCGCTGCGCAACGGCGGCGAGGTTTGCACCATTATTTCCGAAGAGGACGACGAGAAGATCCAGACCGGCAACGTGCAGGGCAAATACGTGGTGGCCATTGACCCGCTGGATGGCTCCTCCAACATTGATGTAAACGTCAGCATCGGCACTATTTTCAGCATTTACCGGCGCGTATCGCCCACCGGCGCCGAGGGCACCGACCAGGACTGCCTGCAGGCGGGTACGCATCAGGTGGCCGCCGGCTACGTTATTTATGGCTCCAGCACCATGATGGTGTATACCACCGGCAACGGGGTAAACGGCTTCACCTACGAGCCTTCCCTGGGTGAGTTCTTCCTGTCGCACCCGCACATCACTTCGCCCAAAACCGGCACGGTGTACTCTATTAACGAGGGCATCTCCGAAGATTTCCCGGAAGGCGTGAAGGCCTTTGTAGCCCACTGCAAGGACCAGCACTTCTCGGCCCGTTACATTGGCTCTTTGGTGGCTGATTTTCACCGCAACCTGCTGAAGGGCGGTATTTATATGTACCCCGCCACCCGCAAAGTGCAGAACGGTAAGCTGCGCCTGGCCTATGAGTGCAACCCACTGGCCTTTATTGTGGAGCAGGCCGGGGGTAAAGCCAGCAACGGCTTTATGCGCACCATGGAAATACAGCCCATCGGCATGCACGACCGGTGCCCCTTGTTCATTGGATCTACCGAGCTGGTGGAAAAAGCCGAAGAATATATGGCCCAGTATGCCAACGCCGATGCCGAGGCTGTAAAATAGCTTAGCTGATTTTTCGACATAAGAAAAAGGCCGCCCTGCTGACAGGGCGGCCTTTTTTAGGAGTTTGGAAATGAAAATCTATTCCGACTTCTTTTTGCCACGGCCTTTGGCAGGAGCTTCCGTAGCGGCCTCCGGGTTGGTAGGCTCATCGGTTTCGGTAGCCGATGAAATTACGCCGGCAGTGCTTAGCTCATCTTTTGCAGTAGGCTTACTGGCCTTGCCGCTGGCATTTTTCTCCGGTTTGGCCGCCTGCTCTTCTGCAGGGGCTTCCTCAGTGGCTTCTTCTGCCGAGTACGGCAAAGTAGTGCTTACCAAACGATACCAGGTAACGAGCTTCTTGATGTCAGACATGTACACCCGCTCCCGGTCGTAATCCGGAATAATGTTTTCCATGAACTGGGTCAGGTCCCGGTCGTCTGACTTGTTCGTCAGAGGGAAATCGGCGCCGTAGTGCTGCTGGATCCGGTCAAATACCTCCGTCAGGGGCACAGTCTGGTCCAGGTCTTCGGTATAAATGGAAATTTCGTGAAGCAGCGACACCTTGTTGCGGGCCGAGGCGACGGAACGCGTGGCACGCTCATCCAGCGTTTCCACAATAACACCGGCACGGGTGGGGCGTACCAGGCGGTAGAGGCCTGGCATGCCGCTAATGGCAGCAATTTCCTTCAGGTCGTAGGGCATAAAAAAGCAGTTAGTTCGGGGCAAAGTTACTCAGCGGCGGCTTGTCCGGGGGCTGGCAGCTTAAATGAGATGGGCAGGCTGGTGAGAATAGCGTAGTCCGGCTTCTTGAATTTGAGCAGATGCACCAGGCGCAGCGCTTCTTCGCCGCAACCTCCGCCAATCTGCTTTACCAGCTTCACGCCGGACAAAGTGCCGTCGGTATTCAGCGTAAAGCTTACAATGCAGGTGCCCTGGATGCGGTTGCGCCGGGCCATGAGCGGGTATTTCATTTCTTTTTCAATGAAGGCATACATAGCCTCCTGGCCGCCTTCATAGTACTCGGCTACGGGAATTACTTTGCCGCCGCGCACCGGATTCTGCGCCGTAGCTACGGCCGCCTCCACGCTGGCCGGAGTAGCCGGGCCAGGGCCTTTGGTTTTCACCTTCACTGATTGGGCAAAAGCCGGCGAGAGGCTACAAATGCCCAGAGCCAGAACAAGCAAGTGTTTTTTCATGTCGCAAAAAAAGAGAGAGAAAGTCAATAAACGCTGAAACGCAGAAAGGGCATTTCAGCGTCAATTTACGCATTATCCTTGGTAGGAGCAGCGTTCAGGTTTACTTCCTCAATAAAGGTCAGAATCTCTTCCCGGCCCATTTTCTCGGTGGCCGAGGTTACGAAATACTGCGGCAGCTCGTCCCAGGTTTCGCGCAGCTTTTCTACATACGTCAGCACATTCTGGTGAGTGCGGGAGCCGGATTGCTTGTCAGCTTTCGTAAAAGCCAGCACAAAGGGCACGCCCATATTGCCCAGTCGGTCAATAAATTCCAGATCAGAAGCAATAGGAGCGTGGCGCGAATCAATTAGCACAAATACGCAAGCCAGATTTTCCCGCTCCCGTAAATAAAAGTTGATCATCTTTTCCCACTTGGCGCGGGAGTCTTTGCTCACTTTGGCATAGCCGTAGCCGGGTAGGTCTACCAGGTACCACGCATCATTTATGATAAAATGATTTATCAGCTGGGTTTTGCCTGGCAGCGAAGACGTTTTGGCTAAGCCGCGGTGGTCCGTCAGCATATTAATCAGCGACGACTTGCCCACATTGGAACGCCCGATAAAGGCGTATTCCGGCAAAGTAGGAGCGGGGCACTGATCTACGCGGGTATTGCTGGTAAGAAATTTTGCCGTTCGAATAAGCATAGTTGGAAAAGACGCTGAAAGCACAAAGATACGGCAAACCAAAACGGCTGTTGGAAGTAAATTTTTTCTTGGATTTTATTGGAGTTTACAAAGGTCCCTTATATTTGCGCAGTTTACCATGAATCGAATTATAGTACGGAAGCTGAAAAAACATGGCTTCTTGCTTGTTCACCTGACATTTGACTATTTCTATACTTAAGAAAGAGTATAGAAGTATGGACGTATAATAAAGTTTCTATCTTTGCCCGAAACGGTCTTTTTTTTCGGCAAAAATTCCCCGAAAATACCCTCTGCAAAAGCTTTTTACCGTCTGCAATTTTAGCCAGTCTCCTGCTAGTTGCTAACCTTAAATAGCCTTTTCAGTATAACAGGGCAATTTAAAAATGCCCTCTGCGTTCGGCAGAGGATTTTTCCCTCAGAGAACTTCCGTCTTATTCCCAAAATCTCCTCCCAAATGGACAACGTAGTCAGAAGGTTATTAAAAGTTTCTTGCGCCTTCGCCCTTGCCACTGCGGTGGCCCAGCCCACGCTGGCCCAAAGCACCCGCAAGCAGCTAAAGACTGCAAACAAGCTTTTCGACTTAGAAAACTATCGGGCTGCTATTCCTTTTTATGAACAGGTACTGGCTAAGGACCCCAACAATGCTTTGGCACTGTTCCGGGCCGGTATTTCCTATATGTCCTTTGATAAGGAGAAGGCCAGCGACTATATCTACAAAGCCCAGCGGCTTAAGCCCAAGGTTTCCAAAGACGTAGAGTATTGGCTGGGCCGGGTAGACCATCTCAACTACAACTTTGATGAGGCCGTGGCTCACTACCAGGCTTACAATGCTACCCTGAAGAAAAAAGACACGCGTAAAGCCGAGCTGGCCCAATTGATTCAGCACAGCAAAAACGCGAAAGTGCTATTCAACAGCCCCAAGGATATCTTTGTAAAGAACCTGGGCCCCACGATTAACACGCCCTTCTCTGAGCACAGCCCGGTAATTTCTTCGGATGATAAGCTCCTGTTATTCACCTCGCGGGGTGAGAACGTAACCGGTGCTAATACCTCCGCAGAAGGCGCTAAGAAAGGCGAGGGTAACCTGGCCTCCGACGGCGAGTACTATGAGGATATCTTTGAAGCGGAGCGCATTGACGACGAGAACTGGTCGAAGCCCCGTTCGTTGAGCGGCGTGCTCAACGGTAAAGGCCACGATGCCTCCATCCAGGTGTTCGACAATGACACCAAGATGCTGATGTATCGCCAGGATAAAGCCGGTGATATTTTCTATTCTGAGAAAGCCGGCGGCGACTGGACCGAGCCTAAGAAACTGAATGGTAACATCAACTCCAACCAGTTTGAGTCGGATGCTTACATTACGCCAGACGGCCTGACTATTTATTTCTCTACCGGGAAATATTCGGAGGACGGTACGCTGGATATCTACTACGCCACCCGCCAGCCCGGCGGCGACTGGGGTGAGGCGAAATCAGTGGGCAGCAACATCAACACCAAGTATGATGATGACAGCCCCTTCCTGAGCAAGGATGGCAAAACCATGTACTTCTCTTCGCGGGGTCGTAATACCATGGGTGGCTACGACATCTTCAAGTCGGAGTACGACTCCATTGGCCGTCGTTGGGGCCAGGCCGAGAACATGGGCTACCCCATCAACACCCCCGATGATGACAGCTACTACCGTTTGAGCCCGGATGGCAGCTACGCCTATCTGTCGTCGTACCGCATTGGCGGCTATGGTGAAAAAGATATCTACACCATCAACTACATCAAGAATGCCATCATCCGCGGTAAGGTAATTTCCTCGCGTGATAGTGTGACGGTAATTCCAGGCGTAGAGCTGGTGTTTAGCGGCACCCAGGCCGATAAAACGGCCCTGAGCTACCGCGACGTAACCAAGCCTGACTCCGGTAACTATGAGGTAAACGTGCTGTCCGGCCGTACCTACCAGGTAGCGGTTTCCAAAGACGGTAAGAACATTACTACCGAAGAATTTGCGGTGCCTATTGCCACCAAGGACTCCACAGTTATTGAGAAGAACTTCTATGTGCCATACATGGACACCACCAGTGCCGGTATGTTTGCCTTTAAGAAGATTTACTTCGATACGGACAAGTATAACCTGCGTCCGGAGTCGGTTACGGAGCTGAACAACATCTCCCGTGTCCTGAAAGCCAACCCCGGCCTGAACATCTCCATTGAGGGTAACTGCGACTCGCGCAACACCGATGAGTACAACATGGTACTGGGTCAGAACCGCGCCGATGCTGCTTACAACTACCTGAAGCGGAACGGTATTGGTGAAACCCGCATGGTAACCACCAGCTATGGTGAGCGTCGTCCGGCTGCTCCCAACGATTCGCCCGAGAATATGCAGCTCAACCGCCGCGTAGAGTTCCGTGTGATTCTGAAGGATGGCCAGTCGATGGACAACCTGAAAGTAACGCAGCCCGCGGCTCCGGCAGCCGGTGCTAAGCGCACTACTACCACGGGTACCACCCGCACCACCGGCACTGGCTCAACCGGTACCAGCACCGGCAATCAGCTGGTGCCCGGCAAGAGCAAGGTGAAGATGGCCGATGGCACCAAGGTGAAAACCAAGGTGGATGAGGACAGCGACAAAGTGAAAGTGAAAACCGAAGGCCCGAACGGCGAAGAGTCGAAAACCGTCATCAAAGACGGTGAGATTGACTCCAAAGTGAAGGATGCCGACGGCAAGACCAAGCTGCAGGTGGAAGGCGCTACGCCCGCTAACCTGACGCCCACTACCACTCCCGCCACGGATTCTATGCAAACCGCGCCGGCTAACATGAATACAATGCCTACTGATACTACTACGGTAAAGCCGTAAGTAGCTCAGATACTTGCCTTAAAAAGGGTCGGGCACATCGCCCGGCCCTTTTTTTTCAACATAATTGCGGGCGTGGCGTTATGTTTGGGCAATTCGGCCCCCTTTTATTCGTTCAGCTCCCGAAGTATGTCCGTAGTTCCTTATAAAGATGATGCCGCCGGCAAGAAGTCGCAGGTAGCAAACATGTTCAACAGCATTGCTGGCAAATATGACTTCCTTAACCACTTCCTGAGTGCCGGCACGGATATTTACTGGCGGCGCAAAGCCGTGGATGAGCTGAAGCAGCTGCGGCCGGCGCGCATTCTGGATATTGCCACCGGCACAGCCGATTTTGCCATTGAAACGCTCCGGGCCGCCACCAAAGATGCTCAGATTACCGGCGTCGATATTTCGGAAGGCATGCTGGAAGTGGGCCGCCGGAAGCTGGCGGCCAAAGGCCTGGCCAACCGCATTCAGCTGGAGCTGGGCGACTCGGAGAACCTGCCATTTCCGGATAATTCCTTTGATGCGGTAACGGCTTCGTTTGGCGTGCGCAACTTTGAGAACCTGCCGAAAGGACTGGCCGAAATGTACCGCGTATTGCGCCCCGGCGGCAAAATGGTCATTCTGGAGTTTTCCAAGCCCACGGCCTTTCCCATGAAGCAGGCCTATAATTTTTACTTCCGGCACATTCTGCCCGTGTTCGGAAAGCTGATTTCCAAAGACCGCGCTGCCTATACCTACCTGCCCGAGTCGGTGCAGGCCTTTCCGGATGGGCGCGATTTCCTGAATATCCTCACGCAAGTAGGATTTACTCATACTGCATGGCAACCCCTCACGTTCGGCATCAGCTCTATCTATACCGCCACCAAATAGCCTGCTGGGCCTTGGCGGCTTCCAGCCTGCTGGTCGGGGCCAGCCCGGCCCAGGCCCAAAGCCCTACCCGCGCCAAGCGCGGCAAGGGTGGCCAGGTAAAGTCCATCACAGTAAATAACCTGCCCGCCTATGATCAGAAATGGTTTCATGGCGGCTTCCAGCTGAATGCCAGCGCCACGCGCTACCGCA
The Hymenobacter sp. DG25B genome window above contains:
- the fbp gene encoding class 1 fructose-bisphosphatase; this encodes MDHNKLALPVGTTLDRFIMRKQEDFPYATGELSQLLRDIALAAKIVNREINRSGLIDIAGAYGNRNVQGEDQQKLDVIANIRFIRALRNGGEVCTIISEEDDEKIQTGNVQGKYVVAIDPLDGSSNIDVNVSIGTIFSIYRRVSPTGAEGTDQDCLQAGTHQVAAGYVIYGSSTMMVYTTGNGVNGFTYEPSLGEFFLSHPHITSPKTGTVYSINEGISEDFPEGVKAFVAHCKDQHFSARYIGSLVADFHRNLLKGGIYMYPATRKVQNGKLRLAYECNPLAFIVEQAGGKASNGFMRTMEIQPIGMHDRCPLFIGSTELVEKAEEYMAQYANADAEAVK
- a CDS encoding DUF5606 domain-containing protein — encoded protein: MPYDLKEIAAISGMPGLYRLVRPTRAGVIVETLDERATRSVASARNKVSLLHEISIYTEDLDQTVPLTEVFDRIQQHYGADFPLTNKSDDRDLTQFMENIIPDYDRERVYMSDIKKLVTWYRLVSTTLPYSAEEATEEAPAEEQAAKPEKNASGKASKPTAKDELSTAGVISSATETDEPTNPEAATEAPAKGRGKKKSE
- a CDS encoding OmpA family protein, with the protein product MAQPTLAQSTRKQLKTANKLFDLENYRAAIPFYEQVLAKDPNNALALFRAGISYMSFDKEKASDYIYKAQRLKPKVSKDVEYWLGRVDHLNYNFDEAVAHYQAYNATLKKKDTRKAELAQLIQHSKNAKVLFNSPKDIFVKNLGPTINTPFSEHSPVISSDDKLLLFTSRGENVTGANTSAEGAKKGEGNLASDGEYYEDIFEAERIDDENWSKPRSLSGVLNGKGHDASIQVFDNDTKMLMYRQDKAGDIFYSEKAGGDWTEPKKLNGNINSNQFESDAYITPDGLTIYFSTGKYSEDGTLDIYYATRQPGGDWGEAKSVGSNINTKYDDDSPFLSKDGKTMYFSSRGRNTMGGYDIFKSEYDSIGRRWGQAENMGYPINTPDDDSYYRLSPDGSYAYLSSYRIGGYGEKDIYTINYIKNAIIRGKVISSRDSVTVIPGVELVFSGTQADKTALSYRDVTKPDSGNYEVNVLSGRTYQVAVSKDGKNITTEEFAVPIATKDSTVIEKNFYVPYMDTTSAGMFAFKKIYFDTDKYNLRPESVTELNNISRVLKANPGLNISIEGNCDSRNTDEYNMVLGQNRADAAYNYLKRNGIGETRMVTTSYGERRPAAPNDSPENMQLNRRVEFRVILKDGQSMDNLKVTQPAAPAAGAKRTTTTGTTRTTGTGSTGTSTGNQLVPGKSKVKMADGTKVKTKVDEDSDKVKVKTEGPNGEESKTVIKDGEIDSKVKDADGKTKLQVEGATPANLTPTTTPATDSMQTAPANMNTMPTDTTTVKP
- the ubiE gene encoding bifunctional demethylmenaquinone methyltransferase/2-methoxy-6-polyprenyl-1,4-benzoquinol methylase UbiE — translated: MSVVPYKDDAAGKKSQVANMFNSIAGKYDFLNHFLSAGTDIYWRRKAVDELKQLRPARILDIATGTADFAIETLRAATKDAQITGVDISEGMLEVGRRKLAAKGLANRIQLELGDSENLPFPDNSFDAVTASFGVRNFENLPKGLAEMYRVLRPGGKMVILEFSKPTAFPMKQAYNFYFRHILPVFGKLISKDRAAYTYLPESVQAFPDGRDFLNILTQVGFTHTAWQPLTFGISSIYTATK
- the yihA gene encoding ribosome biogenesis GTP-binding protein YihA/YsxC, whose translation is MLIRTAKFLTSNTRVDQCPAPTLPEYAFIGRSNVGKSSLINMLTDHRGLAKTSSLPGKTQLINHFIINDAWYLVDLPGYGYAKVSKDSRAKWEKMINFYLRERENLACVFVLIDSRHAPIASDLEFIDRLGNMGVPFVLAFTKADKQSGSRTHQNVLTYVEKLRETWDELPQYFVTSATEKMGREEILTFIEEVNLNAAPTKDNA
- a CDS encoding energy transducer TonB, translating into MKKHLLVLALGICSLSPAFAQSVKVKTKGPGPATPASVEAAVATAQNPVRGGKVIPVAEYYEGGQEAMYAFIEKEMKYPLMARRNRIQGTCIVSFTLNTDGTLSGVKLVKQIGGGCGEEALRLVHLLKFKKPDYAILTSLPISFKLPAPGQAAAE